One Vibrio campbellii CAIM 519 = NBRC 15631 = ATCC 25920 genomic window carries:
- a CDS encoding anaerobic C4-dicarboxylate transporter produces the protein MVMVELFVVLLFIYLGARIGGIGIGFAGGAGVIALSLILGVPTSQSFIPVDVILIIMSVITAIAAMQVAGGLDWMVQVAEDFLRKHPERITFYAPIVTFLMTLLAGTGHTAFSTLPVIAEVAKGQGVRPSRPLSIAVVASQIAITASPISAAVVAFAAMLHPFGVDYLTLLAVCIPTTFIACMIGAFVANFMGSELKDDPEYQDRLAKGLIKLNTESKREILPTAKKATFIFLGAIAFVVCYAAAISGSVGLIENPALGRNEAIMTVMLAAAAAIVMSCKIDAGKIPAAATFRSGMTACVCVLGVAWLGSTFVNAHVDGIKEVAGALLADYPWMLALVLFFASMLLYSQGATTVALMPAALAIGVAPLTAVASFAAVSALFVLPTYPTLLAAVEMDDTGSTRIGKYVFNHPFFVPGVATIASAVALGFAFGGLLI, from the coding sequence ATGGTAATGGTCGAACTCTTCGTGGTTCTGCTCTTCATTTATTTGGGAGCAAGAATCGGTGGTATCGGCATTGGTTTTGCTGGTGGTGCTGGGGTAATTGCATTGTCTTTAATCCTAGGCGTACCGACAAGCCAGTCTTTCATCCCTGTCGATGTAATACTGATCATCATGTCTGTAATTACTGCTATCGCTGCAATGCAGGTAGCGGGTGGTTTGGACTGGATGGTTCAGGTTGCGGAAGACTTTTTGCGTAAACATCCCGAACGCATCACCTTTTACGCACCTATCGTGACATTTTTGATGACACTACTAGCAGGTACAGGTCACACAGCATTCTCTACACTTCCTGTTATTGCAGAAGTAGCGAAAGGCCAAGGTGTACGTCCTTCTCGTCCGCTATCTATCGCGGTAGTTGCCTCGCAAATCGCTATCACAGCATCGCCTATCTCAGCGGCTGTTGTGGCGTTTGCAGCAATGTTGCACCCATTTGGCGTTGATTACCTAACGCTACTAGCGGTTTGTATCCCAACCACCTTCATCGCTTGTATGATCGGTGCATTTGTTGCGAACTTCATGGGCAGCGAGCTAAAAGACGACCCTGAATACCAAGACCGTCTAGCAAAAGGCCTTATTAAGCTAAACACAGAATCGAAACGCGAAATCCTGCCAACAGCGAAGAAAGCAACTTTCATCTTCCTAGGCGCAATCGCATTCGTAGTGTGTTACGCAGCAGCAATCTCTGGCTCTGTTGGTCTTATCGAGAACCCAGCACTTGGTCGTAACGAAGCAATCATGACGGTTATGCTAGCAGCAGCGGCAGCTATCGTAATGAGCTGTAAAATCGACGCTGGCAAAATCCCAGCAGCAGCAACATTCCGCTCTGGTATGACCGCATGTGTATGTGTTCTTGGTGTGGCATGGCTGGGCTCTACGTTCGTTAACGCGCACGTTGATGGCATCAAAGAAGTGGCTGGTGCTCTACTAGCAGATTACCCATGGATGCTAGCACTTGTTCTATTCTTCGCTTCAATGCTGCTTTACTCGCAAGGTGCAACGACTGTTGCGCTTATGCCAGCAGCACTAGCAATCGGCGTGGCGCCACTTACTGCAGTTGCGTCTTTCGCAGCAGTAAGTGCGCTATTTGTACTGCCAACTTACCCAACGCTTCTAGCAGCGGTTGAGATGGACGACACGGGTTCAACTCGTATCGGTAAGTACGTATTCAACCACCCATTCTTTGTACCAGGTGTAGCTACCATCGCTTCAGCGGTTGCACTTGGCTTTGCATTCGGTGGTCTACTGATCTAG
- a CDS encoding response regulator, whose protein sequence is MDSTYTIIIADDHPLFRNALFQSVHMAVSGANLLEADTLDALLALLEKEEEPDLVLLDLKMPGANGMSGLIHLRAEYPDIPVVVVSASEESSVVTQVKSHGAFGFIPKSSDMRELVNALNQVLNGDPYFPEGLITNNAACNDLAEKIAALTPQQYKVLGMLSDGLLNKQIAYELNVSEATIKAHMTAIFRKLGVKNRTQAVILLQQMEPEQ, encoded by the coding sequence ATGGATTCGACCTACACCATTATCATCGCTGATGATCACCCCCTGTTCCGCAATGCCTTGTTCCAATCGGTACACATGGCAGTGAGTGGTGCCAACCTACTCGAAGCGGATACGCTGGATGCTCTACTCGCGTTGCTGGAAAAAGAAGAAGAGCCAGATTTGGTGTTATTGGATCTCAAAATGCCCGGCGCAAATGGCATGTCGGGGTTGATTCACCTTCGTGCTGAATACCCAGACATCCCGGTGGTGGTGGTATCTGCCAGCGAAGAGTCAAGCGTGGTCACACAAGTGAAAAGCCACGGTGCATTTGGCTTTATTCCAAAATCGAGTGACATGCGTGAGCTGGTCAATGCCCTCAACCAAGTTCTTAATGGCGACCCATACTTCCCAGAAGGCTTGATCACCAATAACGCAGCGTGTAATGACTTGGCAGAGAAAATTGCCGCACTTACCCCTCAGCAATACAAAGTGCTAGGCATGCTATCGGATGGCTTACTCAACAAGCAAATCGCATACGAGCTCAATGTCTCTGAGGCCACCATCAAAGCGCACATGACCGCAATTTTCCGCAAACTGGGCGTGAAGAACCGAACTCAAGCCGTCATCCTACTGCAGCAAATGGAACCCGAGCAGTAA
- a CDS encoding sodium:solute symporter family protein has product MDLKTITYLVVGATFVLYIGIAIWARAGSTKEFYVAGGGVNPIANGMATAADWMSAASFISMAGLIAFMGYGGSVFLMGWTGGYVLLALLLAPYLRKFGKFTVPEFVGERFYSNAARIVAVVCLIIASVTYVIGQMKGVGVAFGRFLEVDYSTGLLIGMCIVFMYAVMGGMKGITYTQIAQYCVLILAYTIPAIFISLQLTGHPLPQIGLGSTIQGTDVYLLDRLDQVVTELGFSEYTTQVRGDTLNMFVYTMSLMIGTAGLPHVIIRFFTVPKVRDARTSAGWALVFIAILYTTAPAVSAMARLNLMDTVNPAPGQHLAYDERPDWFKNWEKTGLLGFDDKNGDGLIEYTSSPATNELKVDRDIMVLANPEIAKLPNWVIALVAAGGLAAALSTAAGLLLAISSAISHDLIKGVINPNISEKKELLASRISMAVAIAVAGYLGLNPPGFAAGTVALAFGLAASSIFPALMMGIFSKSINKEGAIAGMIAGISITLFYVFQHKGILFVSDWTYLQSWGQNWFLGIEPNAFGAIGAVFNFVVAFAVSRVTAETPQEVKDLVEHVRVPAGAGGAVDH; this is encoded by the coding sequence ATGGATTTGAAAACTATTACCTATCTAGTGGTTGGCGCGACATTCGTCCTCTACATCGGTATTGCAATTTGGGCACGTGCGGGCTCAACCAAAGAATTCTATGTAGCAGGTGGCGGTGTCAACCCGATCGCTAACGGCATGGCAACCGCAGCAGACTGGATGTCAGCAGCATCGTTCATCTCAATGGCGGGCTTGATTGCCTTCATGGGATACGGCGGTTCGGTATTTCTAATGGGCTGGACAGGCGGTTACGTACTGCTTGCACTCCTGCTTGCCCCATACCTACGTAAGTTCGGTAAGTTTACTGTGCCGGAATTCGTGGGCGAACGCTTCTACTCTAACGCAGCGCGTATCGTAGCGGTTGTGTGTCTGATCATCGCATCGGTGACTTACGTTATCGGTCAGATGAAAGGCGTAGGCGTGGCGTTTGGTCGTTTCCTAGAGGTGGATTACTCAACGGGTCTACTGATCGGTATGTGTATCGTATTCATGTACGCCGTAATGGGTGGCATGAAAGGCATTACCTACACGCAGATTGCTCAATATTGCGTACTCATTTTAGCTTACACTATTCCTGCAATCTTTATCTCTCTGCAACTCACAGGTCACCCACTACCACAAATCGGTCTAGGCAGTACCATTCAAGGTACCGATGTCTATCTGCTCGATAGGCTCGACCAAGTGGTTACCGAGCTCGGATTTAGTGAATACACCACCCAAGTTCGTGGCGACACACTAAACATGTTTGTGTACACCATGTCACTGATGATCGGTACTGCGGGTCTACCACACGTAATCATCCGTTTCTTTACTGTACCTAAGGTTCGTGATGCTCGTACATCAGCCGGTTGGGCACTTGTTTTCATCGCTATCCTTTACACAACAGCACCTGCAGTATCTGCAATGGCGCGTCTAAACCTAATGGATACCGTTAACCCAGCTCCTGGTCAGCACCTTGCTTATGATGAGCGCCCTGACTGGTTCAAGAACTGGGAGAAAACAGGTCTACTAGGCTTTGATGATAAGAACGGCGACGGTCTGATTGAGTACACGTCAAGCCCAGCAACCAACGAGCTGAAAGTTGACCGAGACATCATGGTATTGGCAAACCCAGAGATTGCTAAGCTACCTAACTGGGTAATCGCACTTGTAGCAGCAGGTGGTCTCGCGGCAGCGCTATCGACGGCGGCAGGCCTACTACTAGCCATCTCGTCCGCAATATCCCATGACTTAATCAAAGGTGTGATAAATCCGAATATATCCGAGAAGAAAGAGCTACTCGCGAGTCGAATCTCCATGGCAGTCGCCATCGCAGTCGCCGGTTACTTAGGCTTGAATCCACCAGGGTTTGCCGCAGGTACGGTAGCCCTCGCCTTCGGTCTGGCAGCATCTTCCATCTTCCCTGCATTGATGATGGGTATCTTCAGTAAGAGCATCAACAAAGAAGGCGCAATCGCAGGTATGATTGCAGGTATCAGTATCACGCTATTCTACGTGTTCCAGCACAAAGGCATCTTGTTTGTATCTGACTGGACTTACCTACAAAGCTGGGGTCAGAACTGGTTCCTAGGCATCGAGCCAAACGCATTTGGTGCAATTGGTGCGGTATTTAACTTTGTCGTGGCATTCGCTGTATCAAGAGTAACAGCAGAAACACCACAAGAAGTAAAAGACCTTGTCGAGCACGTACGTGTACCAGCAGGCGCTGGCGGTGCGGTAGACCACTAA
- a CDS encoding class II fumarate hydratase: protein MTTEFRIEADSMGEVKVPANALYQAQTQRAVDNFAFSKHTMPTGFIQALAHIKQTAALTNAQLGLLEGDIANAIADAAQAIIDGKHFDQFPIDVFQTGSGTSSNMNANEVIATLASEHLGGTVNPNDHVNMGQSSNDVVPTAIQVSSAIAIEKQLLPALSHLSETLETKQQALKDVVKTGRTHLMDAMPITFAQELGGWQFQIEHAKQAIEQTLPAVKALAQGGTAVGTGINADPRFADLFADNLTQSTRIEFASSKNFFFNLSSQDAIVALSGQLKTAAVAIMKIANDLRWMNSGPLAGLGEIELQGLQPGSSIMPGKVNPVIPEAAAMASAQVIGNDATITVAGQSGNFQLNVMLPVIAHNVLESIELLSNSAVALADKAIATFEVRQDNLDVALAKNPILVTALNPVIGYLKAAEVAKKAYKQGRAIIDVAEEETDLDRATLERLLDPAKLTQGGVAE from the coding sequence ATGACCACGGAATTCCGTATCGAAGCGGACAGCATGGGCGAAGTCAAAGTCCCTGCCAACGCTTTGTATCAAGCCCAAACTCAACGCGCTGTCGATAACTTTGCTTTTAGCAAACACACCATGCCGACGGGCTTTATCCAAGCACTCGCCCACATCAAACAAACCGCAGCGCTCACCAATGCCCAACTTGGCTTGCTAGAAGGTGATATTGCCAATGCCATCGCCGATGCTGCGCAAGCCATCATTGATGGTAAACACTTCGACCAATTCCCTATCGATGTATTCCAAACCGGCTCAGGCACCAGCTCAAACATGAATGCCAACGAAGTGATTGCAACATTGGCGTCTGAGCACCTAGGCGGAACGGTCAATCCAAATGATCACGTCAACATGGGTCAAAGCAGTAACGACGTAGTGCCTACTGCAATTCAAGTCAGCTCTGCAATTGCGATTGAAAAACAGCTACTGCCTGCACTGTCTCACTTAAGTGAAACACTAGAGACTAAGCAGCAAGCACTAAAAGATGTGGTGAAAACAGGTCGCACACACCTCATGGATGCGATGCCAATTACCTTCGCCCAAGAGCTTGGCGGCTGGCAGTTCCAAATTGAACATGCTAAGCAAGCTATTGAGCAAACACTGCCAGCAGTGAAAGCGTTAGCCCAAGGTGGAACAGCGGTGGGCACAGGGATCAACGCCGATCCACGCTTCGCCGATCTTTTTGCTGATAACCTAACGCAATCAACGCGCATCGAGTTTGCTTCAAGCAAAAACTTCTTCTTCAATCTCAGCAGTCAGGATGCGATCGTCGCCCTATCGGGACAGCTCAAAACAGCAGCAGTTGCGATCATGAAGATCGCAAACGATCTTCGCTGGATGAACTCAGGCCCACTAGCCGGCTTAGGTGAAATTGAACTGCAAGGTTTGCAACCGGGCTCTTCTATCATGCCGGGCAAAGTAAACCCTGTGATTCCAGAAGCAGCAGCCATGGCGTCTGCACAAGTGATTGGTAACGACGCGACCATTACCGTTGCCGGTCAATCGGGTAACTTCCAGCTAAACGTGATGCTGCCAGTGATTGCGCACAATGTACTAGAAAGCATTGAACTGTTGTCGAACAGCGCCGTAGCTTTGGCAGATAAAGCCATCGCGACGTTTGAAGTGCGCCAAGACAACCTTGATGTTGCACTGGCGAAGAACCCGATTCTGGTCACCGCACTTAACCCCGTGATTGGCTACCTAAAAGCAGCCGAAGTAGCGAAGAAAGCCTACAAACAAGGTCGCGCTATCATTGATGTCGCAGAAGAAGAAACAGACTTGGATCGTGCAACATTAGAAAGACTGCTCGATCCAGCCAAACTGACTCAAGGCGGGGTGGCAGAATAA
- a CDS encoding DUF4212 domain-containing protein, protein MAFESEERAKAYWDKNVKLMITLMVIWFVVSFGCGILFVDELNQFQLGGYKLGFWFAQQGSIYAFLGIIFYYAWKMRQIDREFGVDE, encoded by the coding sequence ATGGCATTTGAAAGCGAAGAAAGAGCCAAAGCCTACTGGGACAAGAACGTGAAGCTCATGATTACCCTGATGGTCATCTGGTTCGTGGTGTCTTTCGGCTGCGGCATTTTATTTGTCGACGAACTCAATCAATTTCAATTAGGTGGATACAAACTAGGATTCTGGTTTGCTCAGCAAGGCTCCATCTATGCCTTCCTAGGTATTATTTTCTACTACGCGTGGAAGATGCGCCAAATCGACCGTGAATTCGGCGTAGATGAGTAA
- the aspA gene encoding aspartate ammonia-lyase, whose amino-acid sequence MATLSDAPKTANQATRIEEDLLGQRHVPADAYYGIHTLRAIENFNISSTTISDVPEFVRGMVMTKKAAALANKELGAIPKDVANYILEACDLILETGKCMDQFPSDVFQGGAGTSVNMNTNEVIANVALELMGKEKGQYEFINPNDHVNKSQSTNCAYPTGFRIAVYNSVHQLMEAIEYLKGAFELKAQEYKDVLKMGRTQLQDAVPMTVGQEFHAWAVTLNEEIRALDYTSKLLLEINLGATAIGTGLNAPTGYQALAVKHLAEVTGVEVVAAEDLIEATSDCGAYVMTHGALKRLAVKLSKICNDLRLLSSGPRAGLNELNLPEMQAGSSIMPAKVNPVIPEVVNQVCFKVLGNDNTVSFAAEGGQLQLNVMEPVIAQSVFESISLLHNACVNLRDKCIDGITVNKEVCENYVYNSIGIVTYLNPYIGHHEGDIVGKICAETGKSVRDVVLERGLLTAEELDDILSVENFMHPTYKAKRYE is encoded by the coding sequence ATGGCTACACTATCTGATGCTCCAAAGACAGCAAACCAAGCCACTCGTATTGAAGAAGATCTATTAGGCCAACGTCATGTCCCTGCAGATGCTTACTACGGCATCCACACACTTCGCGCTATCGAAAACTTCAACATTTCAAGCACTACCATCTCTGACGTACCTGAATTTGTACGCGGCATGGTAATGACTAAGAAAGCCGCAGCACTAGCAAACAAAGAGCTAGGCGCAATTCCAAAAGACGTTGCTAACTACATCCTAGAAGCGTGTGATTTGATCCTTGAAACAGGTAAGTGCATGGATCAGTTCCCTTCAGACGTATTCCAAGGCGGTGCGGGCACGTCAGTGAACATGAACACTAACGAAGTTATCGCGAACGTTGCACTTGAACTGATGGGCAAAGAAAAAGGCCAATATGAGTTCATCAACCCGAACGATCACGTTAACAAGAGCCAATCAACAAACTGTGCGTACCCAACGGGCTTCCGTATCGCGGTTTACAACAGTGTTCATCAGTTGATGGAAGCGATCGAATACCTAAAAGGCGCATTCGAGCTTAAAGCACAAGAATACAAAGACGTGTTGAAGATGGGCCGTACTCAGCTTCAAGACGCGGTTCCTATGACGGTAGGTCAAGAGTTCCACGCATGGGCAGTAACGCTAAACGAAGAAATTCGTGCCCTAGACTACACGTCTAAGCTACTACTAGAAATCAACCTAGGTGCAACAGCAATCGGTACTGGTCTAAACGCACCAACAGGTTACCAAGCACTAGCAGTAAAACACCTAGCAGAAGTAACTGGCGTTGAAGTGGTTGCAGCAGAAGACCTAATCGAAGCGACTTCTGACTGTGGCGCGTACGTAATGACACACGGTGCGCTGAAACGTCTAGCGGTGAAACTATCGAAGATCTGTAACGACCTTCGTCTACTTTCTTCTGGTCCACGTGCAGGCCTTAACGAACTGAACCTACCAGAAATGCAAGCTGGCTCTTCAATCATGCCAGCTAAAGTAAACCCAGTTATCCCAGAAGTTGTAAACCAAGTTTGCTTCAAAGTTCTAGGTAACGACAACACGGTTTCTTTCGCAGCAGAAGGCGGTCAGCTACAGCTTAACGTAATGGAACCAGTTATCGCACAAAGCGTGTTTGAGTCTATCTCTCTGCTACACAACGCGTGTGTGAACCTGCGTGACAAATGTATCGATGGCATCACTGTGAACAAAGAAGTTTGCGAAAACTACGTTTACAACTCTATCGGTATCGTAACTTACCTAAACCCATACATCGGTCACCACGAAGGCGATATCGTTGGTAAGATCTGTGCTGAAACAGGTAAGAGCGTGCGTGATGTGGTTCTAGAACGCGGGTTATTAACTGCTGAAGAGCTAGATGACATCTTATCGGTTGAAAACTTCATGCATCCGACTTATAAAGCGAAACGCTACGAATAA
- a CDS encoding protein-disulfide reductase DsbD has product MRALLSVLLLGLITFSAPSMALFGNDQFGNNQNNAFGSSNDSFVPVDQAFPFNYYQQDGKLMLDWQVRDGYYLYQERLSVAGEKVSLGELQMEEGTPHKDEFFGDVHIYTQPLFVNVPMHDWQDGARVVVQYQGCAKAGFCYPPETRVIPISAFTSSNSDSTAATTAPKAEQATTVTPPAAQSSTSSNTLSAPVTQQDSLAANLADNWWTPLLFLALGVGLAFTPCVLPMYPILTSIVLGSGKLSQRRALGLSFVYVQGMALTYTLLGLVVASAGMQFQAAMQHPYLLIGLSVLFVALALSMFGVYNLQLPSGVQTWLNNLSNKQQGGSSAGVFAMGAISGLVCSPCTTAPLSGALLYVAQSGDLLTGGIALYALAMGMGIPLILVAVFGNKLLPKAGGWMDRVKTLFGFILLAAPIFLLERIMPEMWATALWSALGIAAFGWLYHIKNSLEFGGWKQSAVGIIAVLGLFASAQPALNYWFGGNTTTQTQQATVSFTRIANVAELEAALAQAKQAGKPVMLDFYADWCVACKEFEKYTFHDPSVEAKLQDFVLLQADVTKNQLQDIELLKHMNVLGLPTIEFWDANGEHVSNARLTGFMQAEPFLEHINRF; this is encoded by the coding sequence ATGCGTGCATTACTCTCCGTCTTACTCTTAGGGCTTATTACTTTTTCTGCGCCGTCCATGGCCTTGTTTGGTAACGACCAGTTTGGTAATAACCAAAACAACGCTTTTGGCAGCAGCAACGATTCTTTTGTGCCTGTCGATCAGGCTTTCCCGTTCAACTACTACCAGCAAGACGGCAAACTGATGCTCGATTGGCAGGTACGTGATGGTTACTACCTGTATCAAGAACGTTTGTCAGTCGCGGGCGAGAAGGTGTCGCTAGGCGAACTGCAAATGGAAGAAGGCACGCCGCATAAAGATGAATTCTTTGGTGATGTGCATATCTACACTCAGCCTTTGTTCGTCAACGTACCAATGCATGATTGGCAAGACGGTGCACGCGTGGTGGTGCAATACCAAGGCTGTGCCAAAGCAGGCTTCTGTTACCCACCAGAAACTCGCGTGATTCCTATCAGTGCGTTTACTTCATCGAACTCAGATTCAACAGCGGCGACAACTGCACCAAAAGCAGAGCAAGCAACAACAGTAACGCCACCAGCGGCGCAATCATCTACGTCTAGCAATACATTATCGGCGCCAGTAACACAGCAAGATAGCCTTGCCGCAAACTTAGCAGATAACTGGTGGACGCCATTATTGTTCCTAGCACTTGGTGTGGGCTTGGCATTTACGCCATGTGTACTGCCGATGTACCCAATCCTAACTAGCATCGTGCTTGGCAGTGGCAAACTAAGCCAGCGCCGCGCGCTAGGCTTGTCGTTTGTATATGTGCAAGGCATGGCGCTGACTTACACCCTACTCGGCCTTGTCGTCGCCTCTGCGGGCATGCAGTTCCAAGCAGCGATGCAACACCCTTATTTACTGATTGGTTTGAGTGTGCTGTTCGTGGCACTCGCACTGTCTATGTTTGGCGTTTATAACCTGCAATTGCCAAGCGGCGTGCAAACGTGGTTAAACAACCTCAGCAACAAACAACAAGGCGGCAGCAGCGCTGGCGTATTCGCCATGGGTGCGATTTCTGGTCTGGTGTGTTCACCATGTACCACGGCACCTCTGTCTGGCGCACTACTTTACGTGGCACAAAGTGGTGACTTGCTGACGGGTGGTATCGCGCTGTACGCACTGGCAATGGGTATGGGTATTCCACTGATTCTTGTTGCTGTATTCGGCAACAAACTTCTGCCAAAAGCAGGGGGTTGGATGGATCGCGTTAAGACGCTGTTCGGCTTCATTCTGCTGGCTGCGCCTATCTTCTTACTTGAGCGCATCATGCCAGAAATGTGGGCAACGGCATTGTGGTCAGCACTGGGCATCGCAGCTTTTGGTTGGCTATACCACATCAAAAACAGCTTAGAATTTGGCGGCTGGAAACAAAGCGCTGTGGGCATCATCGCAGTACTAGGTCTGTTTGCTTCTGCTCAACCAGCGTTGAATTACTGGTTTGGTGGCAACACCACTACGCAAACTCAACAAGCAACGGTGAGCTTTACTCGCATTGCTAACGTGGCAGAGCTTGAGGCTGCACTTGCTCAAGCGAAGCAAGCTGGCAAACCAGTAATGCTGGATTTCTACGCCGACTGGTGTGTGGCATGTAAAGAGTTTGAGAAGTACACCTTCCATGACCCAAGCGTCGAAGCCAAACTGCAGGACTTCGTTCTTCTGCAAGCCGACGTAACCAAGAACCAATTGCAAGACATCGAGCTGCTTAAACATATGAATGTACTTGGTTTACCAACGATTGAGTTCTGGGATGCCAATGGCGAGCACGTTTCAAACGCTCGTTTGACGGGCTTTATGCAAGCCGAGCCTTTCTTAGAGCACATTAATCGATTCTGA
- a CDS encoding MarC family protein — protein MLSILVTQFVVLWAVIDPIGSVPVYLSQTQHLTAKQRRLVALKAIAISMGVLLFFLIAGQLLLEAMQIPLPAFQAAGGLVLLLFALSMIFGESKPEQEQKLGEEVSHSDLADLAVYPLAIPSIASPGAMMAIVMLTDNNRYSFVDQAMTAGVMMAVLLVTLFLLLGANTIQKVIGNVGAAIISRVMGLILAAVALNNLLLGIKDFYVN, from the coding sequence TTGCTAAGTATTCTCGTCACTCAATTCGTCGTTCTCTGGGCCGTCATCGACCCGATTGGTTCAGTACCCGTTTACCTATCACAAACTCAACACCTCACGGCAAAACAGCGTCGTCTCGTCGCGTTAAAAGCCATTGCCATTTCGATGGGTGTATTGCTGTTCTTTCTTATTGCCGGTCAGTTGTTACTGGAAGCAATGCAAATCCCATTACCTGCCTTTCAAGCCGCTGGTGGTTTAGTGCTATTGCTGTTTGCACTGTCGATGATCTTTGGTGAGAGCAAACCAGAACAAGAACAAAAGCTGGGTGAAGAAGTCAGCCACTCTGATCTTGCTGACTTAGCCGTTTACCCTCTAGCTATCCCTTCGATTGCGTCACCGGGAGCAATGATGGCCATCGTGATGCTCACCGATAATAACCGCTACTCTTTTGTCGACCAGGCGATGACCGCAGGCGTCATGATGGCAGTCCTTCTGGTTACCCTCTTCTTGTTGCTAGGTGCAAACACAATTCAAAAAGTGATTGGTAACGTTGGCGCAGCCATCATCAGCCGCGTAATGGGACTTATCCTTGCTGCCGTAGCACTGAATAATTTGCTGCTTGGTATAAAAGATTTCTATGTTAATTGA